One Defluviitoga tunisiensis genomic window carries:
- a CDS encoding tetratricopeptide repeat protein, translating to MQKLVRIAFDDNIIDITDLTPFPFLLCEFLYEGDFELMKQDLKSNSKFIQEANKIEELIKFLPALTSNFVVSPFILSEFLSYLEEFKISFSDLAHISLNGIFDTVLLECENRNYKVAEDLIDFILKIDPGFAPAYELMGSIYIEKGNLEEGKLYLENALKIDPWNVAALSELGQLYFNQGNFEKAAEMWKKELELSPNNYVTYFMITNAYIQNQDYTKAAKILEKFLNRFPKSILGKYQLSSIYKCLGRFIEAEGLQEDILRSTPEYSSDIEVWVKIMFENGKYQDVQTFLEKFISENPQSEHFKLLLIVPYIKYGELNKAKEIYKQMQEKYKWYIYGLKEMLKVNFTPDEIKSIEKVLQ from the coding sequence ATGCAGAAGCTTGTCAGAATCGCCTTTGATGATAATATTATCGACATTACAGATTTAACCCCTTTTCCTTTTCTACTATGTGAATTTTTATATGAAGGCGATTTCGAGCTAATGAAACAAGATTTAAAGTCTAACTCAAAATTTATACAAGAAGCAAATAAGATTGAGGAACTTATAAAATTCTTGCCAGCATTAACTTCTAATTTTGTAGTTTCCCCTTTCATTCTCAGCGAGTTTTTATCTTATCTTGAAGAATTTAAGATCAGTTTTTCAGACTTAGCTCATATATCTTTAAATGGAATATTTGATACTGTATTATTAGAGTGCGAAAATAGAAATTACAAAGTTGCTGAAGATTTGATAGATTTTATTTTAAAAATTGATCCGGGTTTTGCTCCAGCATATGAACTTATGGGATCTATATACATAGAAAAAGGGAATTTAGAGGAAGGAAAACTATATTTAGAAAACGCTTTAAAAATAGATCCTTGGAATGTTGCAGCACTTTCAGAACTAGGTCAATTATATTTTAACCAAGGTAATTTTGAAAAAGCCGCTGAGATGTGGAAAAAAGAACTAGAACTTTCTCCAAACAATTATGTTACTTATTTTATGATTACTAATGCATATATTCAAAATCAAGATTACACAAAAGCAGCCAAAATTTTAGAAAAATTTTTAAATCGATTTCCAAAGAGTATACTTGGAAAGTATCAGTTATCTTCAATATACAAATGCTTAGGTAGATTTATAGAAGCAGAAGGCTTACAAGAAGATATTCTTAGATCAACTCCAGAATATTCAAGCGATATAGAGGTATGGGTAAAAATTATGTTCGAAAATGGAAAATATCAGGATGTTCAAACTTTTTTGGAAAAATTTATTTCTGAAAATCCACAAAGTGAACATTTCAAATTGCTTTTGATTGTTCCATATATAAAATATGGAGAACTAAACAAAGCAAAAGAGATTTATAAACAAATGCAAGAAAAATACAAATGGTATATCTATGGTCTAAAAGAGATGTTGAAGGTGAATTTTACACCTGATGAAATTAAAAGTATCGAAAAGGTGCTTCAATAA
- a CDS encoding prepilin peptidase: MKIIIFLNSLLLIGIIDYFTFLIPDTCLIILIILIIFNFNYYNLFYSFLLFIISYSYWKKDKMGFGDVKLLSILSLLLGKSIFSIIICSLFIVILVNLIKKTDKIPLGFYLSFSTIALFFLGVLQIDL; this comes from the coding sequence TTGAAAATAATTATTTTTTTAAATAGTCTTCTATTAATAGGAATTATTGATTATTTTACTTTTTTGATTCCTGATACTTGTCTAATTATTTTAATTATATTGATAATTTTTAACTTTAATTATTATAATTTGTTTTACTCATTTTTATTATTTATAATTTCTTACAGTTATTGGAAAAAAGATAAAATGGGTTTTGGTGATGTGAAATTATTGTCAATTCTTTCTCTCCTTTTAGGTAAAAGTATATTCTCAATAATTATTTGTTCTTTATTTATTGTAATTTTGGTTAATCTAATAAAAAAAACTGATAAAATCCCTTTAGGTTTCTATTTATCTTTTAGTACTATAGCATTATTTTTTTTGGGGGTACTACAAATTGATTTATGA